ATTTTTCTCCTCAAGCTGTGTACCAATATATTTTCTTTGAAGATAAAATGCGTTTCCGGAATCATATTGATCGTTTTCCTAATATAATTTATTGACCTTAATTTGTCTCAAGTCTCGAGGAGCTTCAAAAggtaaactgttttttttttttttgatccgcaaaggTAAACTGTTTTGATTGGTAAAGTAGGCCCGAGAAGGGCCAGCATATATAGCTAGCCCTCAACAAACTGGCATGAAATCCTCTCCCTTTTCTTATATTGGTCAAATTAAAatcttgggaaaatgacggtcaatgacgtattttgataattaatacccgtcaagaacatGTTAtgaacatttgttaatattgaaaatgtcattgacgaaTATTaatatcaaaacacgttctgggccgtcattttccctactATCTTTTATAGAGTGAGTGCTAAAATCGTTTCATGCATGCTTGGAGGTGATATTTTGAAAGGGAGGAGCAATGCTAGCTTTTGAGATGTTTTCGAGCCACAATAGAGGGAAGAGGGCAGGCCTTGGGCCCCGAAAGATTGAGAGGCGCCCATTGTAATGGGCTGGCTTCCTAAGGGTTGATTTGGATTAATAAGTCAaatacttttctttctttctttttgtatttgttcAAATTTTGTTCGTCTTTGacaattttgcgtcaaatttttctgacttatttttgtctttatttaacaaattatcaaaactcataatttttttaaaaatataaaaataagtaGAAAgaatttgacttatttttgtctttatttaacaaattatgagttttgatcatacTTTtctacttttccgatttctctcgacgagaagaatcaataaatcataaaagtttgacgcaaaaaaaaaatttgaataaagacaaaaaataaatcacttaactttttaattcaaacctaCCCTAAATATTGTTCCTTCATGGTCTGGGTTTACTCGTGTCAACTGCGACATGGCCTCTCTCAAAAATGCGGATATAACTTATTCATAACTAATTAACTACATAACATAGCATTATGCAAGATCTCCTGTAGCGAATTTTTTTGTGCCAATAGATTTTTCGGtcgttaaatttaaaacataaaaaaaatcacacaattcaATGGTCGAAAATTTTCTCGACACAAAGGTACAAATATTTCGAGACAGAGGAGATCGGATATGCATGCCACAGATATTTCGAGACAGAGGAGATTGGACATGCATGTATGAGTGAAATGTCCCCACAATATGACAGAGAGGCACAGGTACGGGTTTGGACCACATCAAAGCCTATCATGTTGACTTTGCGGTTCTAGTTGATTCCGTTCGACACCAATCCGGATcgttcaaattttattttttggataatttccTGGATATTTTCTTTATGTACTGTACCCAATATCAAAGACCGCCCAATGGAAATAAGCAGATCAAAACAATAAGCaatcatgaaaaaaataatGGCAGATTTCTCGTTAAACactaaaataaaatcaataatGGTGTTCAACTGCCTCGAGTAACAACAAGATGAGCTCTAAATTTAGACATTATGAATTCAAAATTTGGCAATCCTTGGGGGCTAggctgcaaaaagaaaaaaaaagggtaaatttcactgagctcccctgaggtttctgccACAAACAGacacctcccttgaggtttctgaaatatcaTTGACCTCCCTTGCTTTACCTAACAATATACAAATACTGCCATTCCGTCAAGTTGCCGTTTAAAGAACTAACATAATCTACTAGCTTCTTAAAGTTGCGAGTTGAAAGGTCAAAAATAGCCATGtcttctccctcttcctctccgAAATCCTtacattttcccttttctctcttccccacctcactctctctctctctgtttcaacAGACCACCACCATGTGCACTTGCaccatccatctctctctctctctctctctctctctctctctctctctctctcacacacacactgtCTGCTTTGCGCCTTGTTCTCCCTCGTCTCTGTGCCTATATATGTTTTTGTATATGCATATGTATGGATCTAAACCTGTAGATAAATGTCTATGAAAGCCCTATCACATATTCCAAACAACCAACCAAGTATTGAaacccaataattttttaattttttttgctcggcaaacccaataattttttaaactcaTTCAACAATTGAAacccaataattttttatttttttttgctcggcaaacccaataattttttaaactcaTTCAACAATTGAAACCCAGTTTTTTACAACTCATTCaacaattaaaattcaatttttccaaattctTTGAACAGATTGAAACCCAATTCAACATAGGCGAGGACAATCGAATTTGCCAGGGCTGCACACAGGTCATTCAACAATTGAACCCCAAAACAATACGTGATTTCGTTTACATTAAAAAACAAAGGTAAAAATTGGAAACCCAATCTCAGGGCTGGACACATGTCATATACCAACCAAAACCCAATTGATGCCCCTCACCAGAGCTATTACTCAATCAGCCATTCCTAACCTCATGCcgattaaacaaaaatattgtcCATCAACATCCCCAATTGCTGTTCCTCCACTAACAATCCCTCGAATTCCATCAAGATGATAGCTAATTTGTCATAACCAACATCTCCAATTGCAATCTCAGTACATATAGCTTATTAATATGCCTCATAAAACTACAAGTGTATGCACAACATACCCACATAACTGGTCACATTTAATGAAGATACTTGTACATATTTCTCCAACTTTTTTCTTTCGATCTGAGATTGCTccaactaaaacaaaaaaaaaagaaggtaattcgTGCCAGTGTGTGTGGATTCCCTACTGAACTCGATTGGATAATGGGGTTGAATTGGATTGGTAATTTGGTGGTGTTGTTTGCTGGGTTCGGAGGCAGTGGGATGTCGGTGGGTGGGGATGAGGTGTTTGAGAAGAGCCAGTCTTCTTTAATTTCATTCATGGCCATGGAGAGAGAGCGAAGGGGGGACTGGGCTTTTGATGCTTGAGAGTGTCTCCgtggggatgagagagagaggtcacCATAGATATTGTTTTTAGGGAGTAGAGAGACAAGGGCCAGAGACATAGAGGGTGATTTCGTAACTTCATCATAAAATTTAACACCATTCGGAGGTAAATAATGGGAAGGGGGGAGTTGTATATTGTCAGGTAAAATAAGGGAGGTTAATGAcgtttcagaaacctcaagAGAGGTGTCTGtttgtgtcagaaacctcagaggaggtcagtgaaatttacccaaaaaaaaactcttgtaAATTTCTTAATTCTGCTGTAAATCTCTTGTAAATTTCTTCCATGCTTTTTGGGTTATCGTTTTGTTGTTTCCTGCTGCTTCATATGTTGTTGGTTtgttgctttgctttgctttgctgcgGTGATGGGGTTGTTCGGTTTTCTATTGTTGGTTGTGCTTTGCTGGATTTTGCTTGGTCCCGGAGGTCAGAGGTTGTTTGTTGTTACTGTTGTGGTGTGCTTGGTGCTATTCTCCTGTCCTGTTTCTCGTTGTAGGGGCTGAGCATTTGGTCTTTTGTTCCCGTTGGTGTAGCTGTTTTTTGTGGTGTTCTTTTTCGTTATTGGCCTCTTGCCGGTGTCTCTTTTAATTTCGGGTTGCTTTTGCTTCTTCTTAtctctttaatctttgtatttctttttaaaattattaaaatttctTCTGCCGAACAAAAAAATTCCTTAATTTCACCATACATGATCCACTCTTAACCgaactaaaaaagaaaataatcgaGATGCACGTAAACAACTATCGCTCCCAAgaacggaaccaggattttaccttagcagtggcgaaatgtatactaaaaaaaagttagtggtagcgagactatataagttgggcataaattttttttacatataataattgcattttttaaaattcttgtcgtggtgGTCGCCGCTACTAGACCCTCTTGATCCCATCCTTGATTACTTCTATTGGAGTATAAACAAAGCAAAGTGAAACGTGCCAACCGTGGGTGGAGTTcccacaaaacaaaaacaaaaaacaaaaaaaacccaatcgGCCCCTTTgagtggagaaatttttggatatCGGGTGTGTACCACGTCATCCAACTAACGTGATATCCGAATAACATATTCAGGCTGTCCAAAAGTATATGGATGGTCCAAATTGAAACATTGTATCTCCTCTCATCTTAACACTCTCTCAtgtttctctcttcaaattcgaaccgtccaaaatcaaaatgaatGACCGTCAGTCCCAACTAACGTGATATCCGAATAACATATTCGCTGAGCGGGCACCACGGTTACCCACTgcgcactgaaaaacttctccttTTGAGTGTGACTTCTCCTTCCAAAATTGCGTAACCCTCTTTGCCTACTACCGTGTAGAGTCTGTAGAGCTCGtcagtccctctctctctcctctctctgtcCAGATTGTGTACGATTCCACATTCAGAAACCGACCGTATCAACGCAAATTCAATGTCAAAACCACTCCCaaacctccctctctctcctcccccctctctctcctcctcccccaACTCTCCAAACCCTAATAATGGCGCCTCCAGCTTCTCCCTCTAACTCCCCCTCCGACCTCGCCTCCTCCTCCCCGACCAACCCCGACCCCTCCGCCTCCCCCTCCGCCTCCTCTTCCATGTGGCAGTACCTCTGGATTCCCGTCCTGATTTCCTTGTCCAAGGAATTGAGCTCCGCAAAGGCTCAATCGACGATCCTTCTGCCGGGCGAGGCCGGCGACTCCGTCGAGTCGACTCGGCTGCCGAGTTGCCCGGCGGCCGATCCGAAGCTGAATTTCAGACCGGTGATCGGCATCCTCAGCCATCCCGGCGATGGCGCCTCCGGCCGGCTTAATAACGCGTCGAATGCGTCGTATATTGCTGCTTCGTACGTGAAGTTCGTCGAGGCGGCTGGGGCTAGGGTTATTCCTCTTATTTATAACGAGCCTCCTGATGTTCTCTACGAAGTAATCGGACTAACTTGTTCGTATTTTAAAATGTGCGCGAGTGTTCATTTGCTAGGGTTTGGTAGCTTGGATTGTTTATAAATCCGACTGAATTATGCGAGAACCTGGCTTGTGAGTAGAGCTGATAAACCGTAAACGAACCAAACTGCTCGAGTTTGAGGTCGTGTTCATGAGGTCGgaacaaaccaagcttgaacatctTTTTGAAGCTCTTTCGAACCAAGCTCGCACAAACAACTGCTCGGTTCGTTGGATTTAAGTACGTTTAAAAAATTCGAGCTACTCGAGCTCGGTTTGTGATCGGCTTGATTAAAACTGTTTGAGATCCGTTCGTAACTGTAAATAAGCCAAGCTCAAACATGTTTTtgaagtttgttaagttttcaaGCCGTGCTTGAGAGTGTTTGGCTCGGTTGGGTTGTTTTGTTAGCCCTACTTGTGAATGTAAAATAAAATCTGTGTTTGGTTGTTCACAAAATGGAGGGAAAATAAGGAAAGGAAGAGGATAAACgttgaagttttttttctttttctttttggtcccTAGAGAATGAAGATTTGATTCAAGTAGTTTTGTTAGGGTAAGTTGATTCGTGgctattttttgtgaaaatccTTTTATTTTGCTTGTTCCTATGACAGTCTCTGCTCAACTTATAGTATACAATTCGAGTGTTAAAAGGCTGATAGCATGTACTTCATAACTTACTTAAGGATTTGTGTAAAACGGAGTCCGTATATTTATGTGAATTCCTTCTCCTCAATTTGTGTGAATTTGATTTTGCAATAACTACATTCCAAATGCAAGCATTGTTTTGACTTTATCGCCACACATTATCTATTAACAACTCCTTAAGTTATGCCAACTAAAAGATTTGATGAGTGTTAATGTGCTCAAAGGTTTTGCTTTGAACATTTTCAAGTGTAGTTGGTTTTGAAGGTTTATTTCCTCTAACTTTTTATCTAGTTTACTAATATCTGCTTTTCATTCGCCAGAAACTCAATCTTGTCAATGGAGTGCTCTTTACTGGAGGATGGGCCAAAAGTGGCCCCTACTTTAAGGTTGTTGATGGAATATTTAAGGTAATTGCCCAACTTAGACAAACTAGTACGTATTTATTGGAAGACTAAGCAGCACATGACATTAGCTTCTTTCGAGGATGTGTTTTTCGAGTCATGGTTTCCTATATTTGCGTTTATACTGTCGAAACAATAACAAAGATAGTTTTTAACTAAATACTAATTGACTGCAATCGTGTCCTCTGTTTCCTACAGAAAATTTTGGAGAAGAATGACGGAGGAGACCACTTCCCTCTACTTGCAATCTGCTTAGGCTTTGAACTTTTAACAATGATTATCAGCAAGGTAAGTTATAAAACATTGTTCTTATTATCAAGTGTCTCTGTTTATATTTGTTGCATTTCACTGAGTATCAGCTTTTATTTGTTAtgatacaatttttttattcgTTGAGTACTCCAAATCTTTAGCATCTTGGTAATTTTCAGTTTTGGAATGAActatcaaaatccaattttgattGATCTAGATGCCTTAACTGTTTTGGCTCATATGTACTGGCAACTGTTTGAATGTGTAGACATAAAAATTGAATGCCTTCGAGTGAGTGCACCGGTGTGTGAATGTGTTTGATTTGTCGCTACACAAAGTTCAGTCTCTATTTCTTCGCATCACATGGGTTGAACTGGAGCTGTGTATATGCAGTGgcccttatctactttaaaatggcccttatctactttaaaattATGCATTGCGTGATGCCCGTGCTTCATCTGGCCCAGATTGTTCACGTATGTCAGGAAATCCCCATTCCCCTGTGCTTAGGTTGGGGTGATGATCAACTCAGGAAGGATTGAAGATAATACCACCCCCACCTTGGGAACAAGAGTGAGAATTGGAAGATGAAAAACCCTAAGCTACAATTTAATGAATATATGCGCTATATGTCTATATCCTTATTCGTAGATCATGGTTGTCTTTTCTGTCAACATCAAATCAGTCTACTGATACTTAAATTTTTACTCACATTAACCAGGGGTTCATTTTATGTCTGGTGGTGTTATTCTTGTCCTAAGAAAGGGCtttttgcattttccatttactttaGAAGATTTGatggactttttttttactGGTATTGACATGTTGTTAATTGTGATAGGACAATAACATTCTTGAATCATTTAAAGCATCAGATCAGGCATCTACACTCGAATTCGCAAAAGAGATGAATATTGAAGGAACTGTGTTTCAAAGGTATACGGTTTTCGTAATTACTTGGATAATGATTGTTTATATGATTTATATCCATAATTATTTTTCTGTTCTCGTGTGATATGGTTGTCAACTTGTCATCATTGGTCATACACTGATTACAGCGTAGGGCTTCATTTAATATGGCCTTATGGCCAGAGACTCGGAAGAAACTtttttatacattgaaaaaaGAAGTGACTTATTTATGACGGGGATGAAGATTTCGAACATTGTATGTGTCAATCTTTTGTTCATTAGAATAAagatgagaaaataaaatgttgCACTTATATTGGCATGAATGATGATTGGAAACTTGTTTTAGATTGATTTTTTATACTGGAGGGAGGGTAAGATTAAGACATGTGTTGCAGGTATAAAGACTGGAAAGATATAGAACATATGTATAAGTTATAGTTGTGATGATAGAGATGGGGATTGCAAATGTTTCATATCGAAACTTGTATTTGGTTGGGATGATTAGAGATTGAATATAGTGAAACTTTATGGGATGGAATACGATGATATGTATGCTTCTGTGCTGACTACAGAGGGGATGATCGGGATTCTGTTGGACACatttttctttcatgctttGATTGATAGGaaattgcatatatatattggCATGGATTTTGTAATCGGTTGTGGAGCCATTGCTCTCAACTGAATGGAGTTAAATTGcttagaaagttcaaaattttgaccAGAGGCAGCTgaaatttgttttagttttattttatgcttttttATTGAACTAGGGATGACAAGGTATTCATGTCCTTCTGCAGGTTTCCTCCAGATTTACTTAGAAAGTTGAGTACAGATTGCCTTGTCATGCAAAACCATCAAGTGAGTGTTAAATGATTCGTAGTTTGGTACCCTTTACTGATTCATGGTAAAtttgattgattatttttgaactttattcttCTACATCAAGGAATAGTATTTTTGCTTCTATGTTGCTGTTGTTTTGGAAGGATAATTTGTACTTCAATCTTTGTTCATTGTCAGGGGAGCCTTACTGTACCTTGAAACAATTCGGCTCTAGTGACCAAAATGTTTAGTAGATCCTGACTTGTGATAATCCCTTTAGGTAGTGTACTTGGAAGTTTACCCAGAGAAGAGGGGAGAATGTGTTTCTCCTTTTGCCTTAAACTAGACCTTAGTGATCTTTGCCAATTCTTTTAATTTCCCTGGTTTACCATTGTCTATCAGATACAACAAGAAGACGGGTACGGAGACACCCATGCCGCCAAACCTAGATTTGACATGAGTTATCTAGTTATTAAGAATGTTTGAGGAATAATAAGCCCACATTGATGGTGAAGAACAAATGTATTGCATTTTACATGGATGGAAGATAGATACTCCCTTTGGGCCTTTTTACCGCGCACTATGACATAGCATCTTGCACAAGGATTAGAATCatatgtaatattttgggggAAAATAGGATTCTGCATAGACCTCATATGTGGACATTACTAGTTGATGAATTGGTTGGTTAAGTGCAAGATGAGATACTATGGTGTATGCTGTCTGGTTATAACATTACAGAATGTAGACTTAGAAATCAAGAGAATTTAAGAAATAGGATCAGAACTAAATTTATGGAATATTACCTGTGGAAAAGTTGAAATGTGAAAGGAGTAAAACTTGCCACTGAAAGCCaggaaagaacaaaagcaaacaTTCTGATTCCTATGCTGTTATATGTAGTGTAGGAGGGATGCATATTCGTTTTACTCATAATAGTAAGGTAGGATAGCTATGTATATTGTGCCTGATTCAAGCATATCTTCAGAACAAAACCCAGTGATTTAAATACGCAAGGCGACAAAGCCCTCATTGAAGCGAGGCGAGGCgagcatttaaaaaaaaaaaagaaatataaactACATAAATGACCAATATTCACTCCTACCTTCAAAACAAGAATAAACATCACCATATTGCATAATAACCAACAATCCAACATACgaaatactagtaaaatatGTAAAATACGCTCATAAAActaacagaaagtctactggtacagaccaaaaatctgtaccagtgggtACAAATCCCTTTTTGGGCCCATTTTGGgtcttaaaaaaatgatcggagtcgctcattttgtttaaaatactttgtttgtggtccctacaaaaaataagtttaatccGGTATCGATAAaagtatttacgaaacatccaaactttgctctagaattcaatagagcaaagtttggatgtttcgtaaatactcttaccgataccggattaaacttattttttgtatggaccacaaacaaaatattttaaataaaatgagcgactccgatcatttttttgagacccaaaatgagcCCAAAAAGGAATCTGTacccactggtacagatttttagTCTGTGTCAGTAGCACCATTCTATTGTTATAGTTATACATATAAtacgagagagaaggagagatcgAGACAGGGTGTGagtgagaggagaagagaaacaGCGAGAGACGATCAGCTGCACTCGCCGAACTCTGGCGAGCTCTCGCCGACGATGGGCAACCATAAGACCCACAAAAACCCACGATTGGAGCTTACCCAGTCAACGTCGGACCACAAAAACCCACAAACCCCAATACCTAGTTCTCGAAATCACTTATTAGTGTTCAAATCGATGCCCAAAGGTTCGAAAGAGAGTTTTCAGCCTCAAACAGTTCGAAATATGACAGATCGAAGTTCAAAATACCTCTGAACTTTGTACACTGACTTTGTCAAGTACAAACTAAGTTGCCGGTGGCCTGAAAATGCCCGAAGGTGGTCGGCAAGGACAGGGGTTGGGTCGCCGGAGGTCACCAGACGTCTGGGGGTGGTCGACGGTGGTTGCCGACGCCTAGTCGCGCTTTTTACGTATCCTCACGCCTCACAACTAGGCAAGGTTTTACCGACTAGTCGCTCGCCTCCTCTAAGCTCGACTCGCTCGCCTCCTCTAAGCTCGACTCGCTCGCAGCCCTGAGGCGTTGTAGTGTCACCTCACGCCTCACCCTGCCTAGGCGCACTTTTTCAATCACTGGTAAAACCACAAATGCTTCGTGGTAGAGACTATTGAATAGTCAAGAAATAACATTTTTGCAAGATGAGTGTTGTGGAAATGAGGTCGACATGTGTTGATCCTTTGAAACAAGGACTAGGACTGAACATATTGTCGCGATGGTAGATGCTGCACGCGTTGATAAAGTTTGGAAATATTGAACGGATAAGGGTACCCATTGTGAAAGCTTACTTTAGTTCAAGGTTCAACTGCAATTATGGACATTGGTTGAGCAAAATGTCAAAGGAAGATCAATGGTTTTTTATCCCAAGTAGTTGGGCGAGCTTTGTTTATTAGTTGAGTTAGCAGTCATGTAAATATCAAGTGGATGCACAGTTGGTAAATACCTGGagaaaacttaatttttggGGAGATCGAGTATTACCTTGGTGTTATTATCCTTCATGTTCTGCTCCACCACAACTTTGTGATTTGTTACGGCTTAGTTTTTACAAATAGTGCATTGCACTGTAAAGAGAAGACTGgttcttcttgtttctttgtCTCTTTATTTTTGTCCAGAACCATATATTGCTTAGAAATAATGGGCATATACTTGGATTTGCAAAGCTCACAATGTCTTATATGCATGAGTTTGATTCCCTGTATGCAACAGTACGGTATATCACCAGAAAAGTTTCTTGAGAACATGGACCTGTGTAATTTCTTCAAGATCTTGACGAATAGTGCAGATTCTGATAATAAGGTATTGGCTACGAGCAATTATTTATTTCTTCGATTATCCATCTATTTGATATTCTAACCAGAATTTACGTCCCGATGTTTCTTTCAATATGGATTAATAGCAGGTTTATGTCTCCACAGTTCAAGCACGCAATTATCCTGTTACTGCCTTCCAGTGGCATCCAGAGGTACTATCTTTATGGTTACTCGTCGgttttcaagggaaaaaaaagttgttacTCATCATGTTTTTATTGTCAATGCAACGTCCCTGTTTGTTTTTATGGATGCAATGGTGATGATGAGGTATTGCTGGTTATTTTCGTTGCTAAATCGCACTTTCTACCACGTGTGCTCTAGATGGGATGCTGACCTCCCTGTTCTGAGTGTTTTTCAGGAGACTAATCGTAATGGAGTACTAAATTAGCACATTTGTTTACCCGGAttttctgttttggtttttttaaagCATCCTACTTAAAtccaattggtaatgagtgaagCGGCCttccaggctcatatactagttttgtaggttataattaatcaatgttggacaagctctaacactcaCCCGTGCGTGCAACCCCTGACCCGCAcgtggagagagaaacaaaggatccataacatTGGGATCATAACAAAACAAGGTGCACTTGTGGCACAAA
The sequence above is drawn from the Rhododendron vialii isolate Sample 1 chromosome 6a, ASM3025357v1 genome and encodes:
- the LOC131331493 gene encoding gamma-glutamyl hydrolase 2-like isoform X1 — protein: MAPPASPSNSPSDLASSSPTNPDPSASPSASSSMWQYLWIPVLISLSKELSSAKAQSTILLPGEAGDSVESTRLPSCPAADPKLNFRPVIGILSHPGDGASGRLNNASNASYIAASYVKFVEAAGARVIPLIYNEPPDVLYEKLNLVNGVLFTGGWAKSGPYFKVVDGIFKKILEKNDGGDHFPLLAICLGFELLTMIISKDNNILESFKASDQASTLEFAKEMNIEGTVFQRFPPDLLRKLSTDCLVMQNHQYGISPEKFLENMDLCNFFKILTNSADSDNKQVYVSTVQARNYPVTAFQWHPEKNAFEWGLSMIPHSEDAIQVTQYVANFFVSEARKSLNRPPTRKVLNNLIYNYSPTYCGKAGKGYDEVYIFDGLNHSSL
- the LOC131331493 gene encoding gamma-glutamyl hydrolase 2-like isoform X2 translates to MAPPASPSNSPSDLASSSPTNPDPSASPSASSSMWQYLWIPVLISLSKELSSAKAQSTILLPGEAGDSVESTRLPSCPAADPKLNFRPVIGILSHPGDGASGRLNNASNASYIAASYVKFVEAAGARVIPLIYNEPPDVLYEKLNLVNGVLFTGGWAKSGPYFKVVDGIFKKILEKNDGGDHFPLLAICLGFELLTMIISKDNNILESFKASDQASTLEFAKEMNIEGTVFQRFPPDLLRKLSTDCLVMQNHQYGISPEKFLENMDLCNFFKILTNSADSDNKVYVSTVQARNYPVTAFQWHPEKNAFEWGLSMIPHSEDAIQVTQYVANFFVSEARKSLNRPPTRKVLNNLIYNYSPTYCGKAGKGYDEVYIFDGLNHSSL